A single window of Moorena sp. SIOASIH DNA harbors:
- a CDS encoding PadR family transcriptional regulator, producing MKFEDIYSFFQDPPPNYLNKELAVCYVLSVLLQGESYGTQLIQQLEQEYPTYRLSDTVLYSALKFLEEKQAISAYWQKVEGRGRPRRMYQICPEWQEKAIELASFWHDYMAEETVGKIHSRTPCHQSVVESVR from the coding sequence ATGAAATTCGAAGATATCTATAGCTTTTTCCAAGATCCTCCGCCCAACTATCTCAATAAAGAATTAGCGGTATGCTATGTGCTATCGGTGTTGTTGCAAGGAGAATCTTATGGAACACAACTGATCCAACAACTGGAACAAGAATACCCCACCTATCGACTTTCAGATACTGTCCTCTACAGTGCACTGAAGTTTCTTGAAGAAAAACAGGCAATTTCAGCCTACTGGCAAAAAGTAGAAGGAAGAGGACGCCCACGCAGGATGTATCAAATCTGCCCAGAGTGGCAGGAAAAAGCTATAGAACTTGCCAGTTTTTGGCATGACTATATGGCTGAGGAAACAGTGGGTAAAATTCACTCAAGGACTCCCTGCCACCAGTCTGTTGTTGAGTCAGTTAGGTAG